In Centroberyx gerrardi isolate f3 chromosome 11, fCenGer3.hap1.cur.20231027, whole genome shotgun sequence, the following are encoded in one genomic region:
- the LOC139931814 gene encoding androgen receptor-like isoform X1, whose product MSQTNRHLSRTKIWTGGEKMREGDVVQVLSVSRALQTEESRVHFTKNSTGNRNGEVSVSYNADANMYGSGHTNPQACNMEKHRCQPAAPHHQGELNADGRVASSCSYSACATISETARELCKAVSVSLGLAMEPTDMSDLDPALPPCVGHNQMRADYFFGVAPLSCPGAPAAASESKCPDRNDRALHGSKQLVEMFKSSEDASALHHLISTRTSADEQDFRLSEADDIRSKEIDHLDTARPTYCPYGPLVPDNLAHFGPTATERPSHVYKPAGQARDTGEAMENKYVDYLQEQYSVKIKSEAISSESAGTVWGTNYPYNENGSTPFGGSRQCVNTHSTGANTTFICNPYERSVMHRERPGPEQWYHGGMLGRPPYPSSNYVKNEVGDWLDVSYNDARFEGGRDHMFPMEFFFPPQRTCLICADEASGCHYGALTCGSCKVFFKRAAEVTHGVPVCLGKQKYLCASRNDCTIDKLRRKNCPSCRLKKCFEAGMTLGARKLKKIGQLKNPEDDAPVQDPAEAFQCISPKSSLTFHSQLVFLNILESIEPEVVNAGHDHGQPDSADALLTSLNELGERQLVKVVKWAKGLPGFRNLHVDDQMTVIQHSWMGVMVFALGWRSYKNVNGRMLYFAPDLVFNDHRMQISTMYEHCIRMRHLSQEFVLLQVTQEEFLCMKALLLFSIIPVEGLKSQKYFDELRLTYINELDRLINYGRKTNCSQRFHQLTLLMDSLQPIVRKLHQFTFDLFVQAQSLPTKVSFPEMIAEIISVHVPKILAGLAKPILFHK is encoded by the exons ATGAGCCAAACTAATCGACACTTATCTCGTACCAAAATATGgacaggaggggaaaaaatgagggAAGGCGACGTCGTACAAGTACTAAGCGTCTCCAGAGCGCTGCAAACTGAGGAAAGTCGTGTTCATTTTACCAAAAACTCAACGGGAAACAGAAACGGCGAGGTGAGCGTATCCTACAATGCAGACGCAAACATGTACGGATCAGGACACACTAACCCGCAAGCCTGCAACATGGAAAAGCATCGCTGTCAGCCAGCTGCGCCTCATCACCAAGGGGAGTTAAACGCTGACGGCCGTGTGGCGAGCAGCTGCTCCTATTCCGCCTGCGCCACCATCTCAGAAACAGCCAGGGAGCTGTGCAAAGCCGTGTCCGTGTCGCTGGGACTGGCCATGGAGCCCACTGACATGAGCGACCTGGACCCCGCTCTCCCTCCGTGTGTTGGACACAACCAGATGCGGGCAGACTATTTCTTCGGAGTGGCCCCTCTCAGCTGTCCCGGAGCCCCGGCGGCTGCCTCTGAGTCCAAGTGCCCCGACAGAAATGACCGGGCTCTGCACGGCAGCAAGCAACTGGTGGAAATGTTCAAAAGTTCAGAGGATGCTTCGGCTCTGCACCACCTCATCTCCACTCGGACATCTGCGGACGAGCAAGACTTCAGGCTCAGTGAGGCTGATGACATACGTTCAAAAGAGATAGATCATCTGGACACGGCGCGTCCTACCTATTGCCCTTACGGCCCATTAGTGCCAGACAACTTGGCACACTTCGGCCCGACTGCCACAGAGAGACCGTCTCATGTTTACAAACCCGCTGGTCAAGCGAGAGACACTGGCGAAGCAATGGAGAACAAGTATGTTGACTACCTGCAAGAACAGTATAGCGTCAAAATAAAGTCGGAGGCCATTAGCAGTGAATCTGCCGGGACAGTATGGGGCACCAATTACCCTTATAATGAAAACGGCAGCACTCCGTTTGGGGGCTCGAGGCAgtgcgtaaacacacacagcacggGAGCAAACACCACGTTCATATGCAATCCGTATGAGAGAAGCGTCATGCACCGGGAGAGGCCGGGTCCGGAGCAGTGGTACCACGGCGGGATGCTGGGCAGGCCGCCCTATCCCAGCTCCAACTATGTGAAGAATGAAGTGGGCGACTGGCTGGATGTCTCCTACAACGACGCCAG gTTCGAGGGAGGCAGAGACCACATGTTCCCCATGGAGTTCTTCTTTCCACCACAGAGGACCTGTCTGATCTGTGCAGACGAGGCGTCCGGCTGTCATTACGGTGCGCTCACCTGCGGCAGCTGCAAAGTTTTCTTCAAGAGAGCTGCAGAAG TAACACACggtgtccctgtctgtctagGCAAGCAGAAATACCTGTGTGCAAGCAGAAACGACTGCACCATTGATAAGCTACGGAGGAAGAACTGCCCTTCATGTCGGCTGAAGAAGTGTTTTGAAGCTGGAATGACTCTTGGAG CCCGTAAGCTAAAGAAGATCGGACAACTGAAAAACCCCGAGGACGATGCTCCTGTTCAGGACCCTGCAGAGGCTTTCCAGTGCATCTCTCCTAAGTCTAGCCTGACCTTCCACTCCCAGCTGGTGTTCCTCAACATCCTGGAGTCCATTGAGCCGGAGGTGGTGAACGCGGGACACGACCACGGCCAGCCGGACTCCGCCGACGCTCTGCTCACCAGCCTCAACGAGCTCGGGGAGAGACAGCTGGTCAAAGTGGTCAAATGGGCAAAAGGCTTGCCAG GTTTTAGAAATCTACATGTGGACGACCAGATGACTGTCATTCAGCATTCCTGGATGGGTGTGATGGTGTTTGCCTTGGGATGGAGATCCTACAAGAACGTCAACGGCAGGATGCTGTACTTCGCCCCTGATCTGGTGTTCAATGA TCATCGGATGCAAATCTCCACCATGTATGAGCACTGCATACGGATGAGACACCTCTCCCAGGAGTTCGTCCTGCTGCAGGTCACTCAGGAAGAGTTCCTCTGCATGAAGGCCTTGCTGCTCTTCAGCATTA TTCCAGTTGAGGGTCTGAAGAGTCAGAAGTACTTTGATGAATTGCGTCTCACCTACATCAATGAACTTGATCGCCTCATTAACTATGGAAGGAAGACCAACTGTTCTCAGAGATTCCACCAGCTCACCCTCCTCATGGATTCTCTACAGCCG ATTGTAAGGAAACTCCATCAGTTTACATTTGACCTTTTCGTGCAGGCTCAGTCACTGCCCACAAAGGTCAGCTTTCCAGAGATGATTGCAGAAATAATCTCAGTACATGTACCAAAGATCCTGGCAGGTTTGGCCAAACCAATCTTGTTTCATAAGTAG
- the LOC139931814 gene encoding androgen receptor-like isoform X2, translated as MSQTNRHLSRTKIWTGGEKMREGDVVQVLSVSRALQTEESRVHFTKNSTGNRNGEVSVSYNADANMYGSGHTNPQACNMEKHRCQPAAPHHQGELNADGRVASSCSYSACATISETARELCKAVSVSLGLAMEPTDMSDLDPALPPCVGHNQMRADYFFGVAPLSCPGAPAAASESKCPDRNDRALHGSKQLVEMFKSSEDASALHHLISTRTSADEQDFRLSEADDIRSKEIDHLDTARPTYCPYGPLVPDNLAHFGPTATERPSHVYKPAGQARDTGEAMENKYVDYLQEQYSVKIKSEAISSESAGTVWGTNYPYNENGSTPFGGSRQCVNTHSTGANTTFICNPYERSVMHRERPGPEQWYHGGMLGRPPYPSSNYVKNEVGDWLDVSYNDARFEGGRDHMFPMEFFFPPQRTCLICADEASGCHYGALTCGSCKVFFKRAAEGKQKYLCASRNDCTIDKLRRKNCPSCRLKKCFEAGMTLGARKLKKIGQLKNPEDDAPVQDPAEAFQCISPKSSLTFHSQLVFLNILESIEPEVVNAGHDHGQPDSADALLTSLNELGERQLVKVVKWAKGLPGFRNLHVDDQMTVIQHSWMGVMVFALGWRSYKNVNGRMLYFAPDLVFNDHRMQISTMYEHCIRMRHLSQEFVLLQVTQEEFLCMKALLLFSIIPVEGLKSQKYFDELRLTYINELDRLINYGRKTNCSQRFHQLTLLMDSLQPIVRKLHQFTFDLFVQAQSLPTKVSFPEMIAEIISVHVPKILAGLAKPILFHK; from the exons ATGAGCCAAACTAATCGACACTTATCTCGTACCAAAATATGgacaggaggggaaaaaatgagggAAGGCGACGTCGTACAAGTACTAAGCGTCTCCAGAGCGCTGCAAACTGAGGAAAGTCGTGTTCATTTTACCAAAAACTCAACGGGAAACAGAAACGGCGAGGTGAGCGTATCCTACAATGCAGACGCAAACATGTACGGATCAGGACACACTAACCCGCAAGCCTGCAACATGGAAAAGCATCGCTGTCAGCCAGCTGCGCCTCATCACCAAGGGGAGTTAAACGCTGACGGCCGTGTGGCGAGCAGCTGCTCCTATTCCGCCTGCGCCACCATCTCAGAAACAGCCAGGGAGCTGTGCAAAGCCGTGTCCGTGTCGCTGGGACTGGCCATGGAGCCCACTGACATGAGCGACCTGGACCCCGCTCTCCCTCCGTGTGTTGGACACAACCAGATGCGGGCAGACTATTTCTTCGGAGTGGCCCCTCTCAGCTGTCCCGGAGCCCCGGCGGCTGCCTCTGAGTCCAAGTGCCCCGACAGAAATGACCGGGCTCTGCACGGCAGCAAGCAACTGGTGGAAATGTTCAAAAGTTCAGAGGATGCTTCGGCTCTGCACCACCTCATCTCCACTCGGACATCTGCGGACGAGCAAGACTTCAGGCTCAGTGAGGCTGATGACATACGTTCAAAAGAGATAGATCATCTGGACACGGCGCGTCCTACCTATTGCCCTTACGGCCCATTAGTGCCAGACAACTTGGCACACTTCGGCCCGACTGCCACAGAGAGACCGTCTCATGTTTACAAACCCGCTGGTCAAGCGAGAGACACTGGCGAAGCAATGGAGAACAAGTATGTTGACTACCTGCAAGAACAGTATAGCGTCAAAATAAAGTCGGAGGCCATTAGCAGTGAATCTGCCGGGACAGTATGGGGCACCAATTACCCTTATAATGAAAACGGCAGCACTCCGTTTGGGGGCTCGAGGCAgtgcgtaaacacacacagcacggGAGCAAACACCACGTTCATATGCAATCCGTATGAGAGAAGCGTCATGCACCGGGAGAGGCCGGGTCCGGAGCAGTGGTACCACGGCGGGATGCTGGGCAGGCCGCCCTATCCCAGCTCCAACTATGTGAAGAATGAAGTGGGCGACTGGCTGGATGTCTCCTACAACGACGCCAG gTTCGAGGGAGGCAGAGACCACATGTTCCCCATGGAGTTCTTCTTTCCACCACAGAGGACCTGTCTGATCTGTGCAGACGAGGCGTCCGGCTGTCATTACGGTGCGCTCACCTGCGGCAGCTGCAAAGTTTTCTTCAAGAGAGCTGCAGAAG GCAAGCAGAAATACCTGTGTGCAAGCAGAAACGACTGCACCATTGATAAGCTACGGAGGAAGAACTGCCCTTCATGTCGGCTGAAGAAGTGTTTTGAAGCTGGAATGACTCTTGGAG CCCGTAAGCTAAAGAAGATCGGACAACTGAAAAACCCCGAGGACGATGCTCCTGTTCAGGACCCTGCAGAGGCTTTCCAGTGCATCTCTCCTAAGTCTAGCCTGACCTTCCACTCCCAGCTGGTGTTCCTCAACATCCTGGAGTCCATTGAGCCGGAGGTGGTGAACGCGGGACACGACCACGGCCAGCCGGACTCCGCCGACGCTCTGCTCACCAGCCTCAACGAGCTCGGGGAGAGACAGCTGGTCAAAGTGGTCAAATGGGCAAAAGGCTTGCCAG GTTTTAGAAATCTACATGTGGACGACCAGATGACTGTCATTCAGCATTCCTGGATGGGTGTGATGGTGTTTGCCTTGGGATGGAGATCCTACAAGAACGTCAACGGCAGGATGCTGTACTTCGCCCCTGATCTGGTGTTCAATGA TCATCGGATGCAAATCTCCACCATGTATGAGCACTGCATACGGATGAGACACCTCTCCCAGGAGTTCGTCCTGCTGCAGGTCACTCAGGAAGAGTTCCTCTGCATGAAGGCCTTGCTGCTCTTCAGCATTA TTCCAGTTGAGGGTCTGAAGAGTCAGAAGTACTTTGATGAATTGCGTCTCACCTACATCAATGAACTTGATCGCCTCATTAACTATGGAAGGAAGACCAACTGTTCTCAGAGATTCCACCAGCTCACCCTCCTCATGGATTCTCTACAGCCG ATTGTAAGGAAACTCCATCAGTTTACATTTGACCTTTTCGTGCAGGCTCAGTCACTGCCCACAAAGGTCAGCTTTCCAGAGATGATTGCAGAAATAATCTCAGTACATGTACCAAAGATCCTGGCAGGTTTGGCCAAACCAATCTTGTTTCATAAGTAG